A part of Bacillus rossius redtenbacheri isolate Brsri chromosome 1, Brsri_v3, whole genome shotgun sequence genomic DNA contains:
- the LOC134539570 gene encoding chitooligosaccharidolytic beta-N-acetylglucosaminidase isoform X1, giving the protein MLLSALVPVVYLAMLTLPAASGEHAPRSAWAWSWSCQAGACVRSNETVPEGSGETPLEVCRLTCGDYGALWPRPTGPTTLGGRLVAVHPSRVQFHLLEAEGPAELNELVMVARGRFLASLEAACGGNCSLAADTAALVVRLAVDSPSLALDWATDESYSLQVAARGSQVTAQVRAATGFGARHGLETLAQLVAATGRPARLLMAGEARVADRPAFPHRGLLLDTARNFLPLADLRRTVGAMAACKLNVLHWHATDSQSFPLESEHVPQLARHGAYSARETYSARDQAELVRYARARGVRVLLEVDAPSHAGNGWQWGPAEGLGALAVCVNRQPWRSFCIQPPCGQLNPANPRLYGVLGELYRDLLGRWPAGEVFHMGGDEVFFACWNKSAEVVGWMESRGLGRSQADFLQVWGEFQERALQEFDKAAGHLNNSIVMWSSQLTQPGVIQNYLSKERYVIETWVEADDPLPRALMALGYRLILAVKDAWYLDHGFWGRTRYHDWRAVYDTRLPGDRAVLGGEAAMWSELVDGAALDARVWPRAAALAERLWSDPAEPSARAEPRLHAQRERLVRRGVRADALAPAWCVHNEGECR; this is encoded by the exons ATGCTGCTGTCTGCGCTGGTGCCGGTTGTTTACCTCGCCATGCTGACCCTGCCGGCCGCGTCGGGCGAGCACGCGCCCAGGAGCGC GTGGGCTTGGAGCTGGTCGTGCCAGGCGGGCGCGTGCGTGCGCTCCAACGAGACCGTCCCAGAAGGCTCCGGGGAGACGCCGCTGGAGGTGTGCCGGCTGACGTGCGGCGACTATGGCGCGCTCTGGCCTCGCCCCACCGGCCCCACGACGCTGGGCGGCCGCCTCGTCGCCGTGCACCCCTCCCGGGTGCAGTTCCACCTGCTCGAG GCGGAGGGCCCGGCGGAGCTGAATGAGCTGGTGATGGTGGCGCGCGGGCGGTTCCTCGCCTCGCTGGAGGCGGCGTGCGGCGGCAACTGCAGCCTGGCCGCCGACACCGCGGCGCTCGTGGTGCGCCTGGCCGTCGACTCGCCGTCGCTCGCCCTCGACTGGGCCACGGACGAGAGCTACTCCCTCCAGGTCGCCGCCAGAG GCTCGCAGGTGACGGCGCAGGTGCGCGCCGCCACGGGGTTCGGGGCCCGCCACGGCCTGGAGACGCTGGCGCAGCTGGTGGCCGCGACGGGGCGGCCGGCCCGCCTGCTGATGGCGGGCGAGGCGCGCGTGGCGGACCGCCCCGCCTTCCCGCACCGCGGCCTCCTGCTGGACACGGCGCGCAACTTCCTGCCCCTGGCGGACTTGCGGCGCACCGTGGGCGCCATGGCCGCCTGCAAGCTCAACGTGCTGCACTGGCACGCCACGGACAGCCAGAGCTTCCCGCTCGAGTCGGAGCACGTGCCGCAGCTGGCCAG GCACGGCGCCTACTCGGCGCGCGAGACCTACTCGGCGCGCGACCAGGCGGAGCTGGTGCGCtacgcgcgcgcgcgcggggTGCGCGTCTTGCTGGAGGTCGACGCGCCCTCCCACGCCGGCAACGGCTGGCAGTGGGGCCCCGCCGAGGGCCTGGGCGCGCTGGCCGTGTGCGTGAACCGCCAGCCATGGCGCAGCTTCTGCATCCAGCCGCCGTGTGGCCAGCTCAACCCGGCCAACCCGCGCCTCTACGGCGTGCTGGGCGAGCTGTACCGCGACCTGCTGGGCCGCTGGCCCGCCGGCGAGGTCTTCCACATGGGCGGCGATGAG GTGTTCTTCGCGTGCTGGAACAAGAGCGCCGAGGTGGTGGGGTGGATGGAGTCGCGTGGGCTCGGCCGCTCGCAGGCGGACTTCCTGCAGGTGTGGGGCGAGTTCCAGGAGCGCGCCCTCCAGGAGTTCGACAAGGCTGCCGGCCACCTCAACAACTCCATCGTCATGTGGTCCAGCCAGCTCACCCAGCCGGGCGTCATCCAGAACTACCTCAGCAAGGAGAG GTACGTGATCGAGACGTGGGTGGAGGCCGACGACCCGCTGCCGCGGGCGCTCATGGCCCTGGGCTACCGCCTGATCCTCGCCGTGAAGGACGCGTGGTACCTGGACCACGGCTTCTGGGGCCGCACGCGCTACCACGACTGGCGCGCCGTGTACGACACGCGGCTGCCCGGGGACCGCGCGGTGCTGGGCGGCGAGGCGGCCATGTGGTCGGAGCTGGTGGACGGCGCGGCACTGGACGCGCGCGTGTGGCCTCGCGCCGCGGCGCTGGCCGAGCGCCTGTGGAGCGACCCGGCCGAGCCGAGCGCGCGCGCCGAGCCGCGCCTCCACGCGCAGCGCGAGCGGCTCGTGAGGCGCGGCGTGCGCGCGGACGCCCTGGCGCCCGCCTGGTGCGTGCACAACGAGGGCGAGTGTCGCTAG
- the LOC134539570 gene encoding chitooligosaccharidolytic beta-N-acetylglucosaminidase isoform X2 — MVARGRFLASLEAACGGNCSLAADTAALVVRLAVDSPSLALDWATDESYSLQVAARGSQVTAQVRAATGFGARHGLETLAQLVAATGRPARLLMAGEARVADRPAFPHRGLLLDTARNFLPLADLRRTVGAMAACKLNVLHWHATDSQSFPLESEHVPQLARHGAYSARETYSARDQAELVRYARARGVRVLLEVDAPSHAGNGWQWGPAEGLGALAVCVNRQPWRSFCIQPPCGQLNPANPRLYGVLGELYRDLLGRWPAGEVFHMGGDEVFFACWNKSAEVVGWMESRGLGRSQADFLQVWGEFQERALQEFDKAAGHLNNSIVMWSSQLTQPGVIQNYLSKERYVIETWVEADDPLPRALMALGYRLILAVKDAWYLDHGFWGRTRYHDWRAVYDTRLPGDRAVLGGEAAMWSELVDGAALDARVWPRAAALAERLWSDPAEPSARAEPRLHAQRERLVRRGVRADALAPAWCVHNEGECR, encoded by the exons ATGGTGGCGCGCGGGCGGTTCCTCGCCTCGCTGGAGGCGGCGTGCGGCGGCAACTGCAGCCTGGCCGCCGACACCGCGGCGCTCGTGGTGCGCCTGGCCGTCGACTCGCCGTCGCTCGCCCTCGACTGGGCCACGGACGAGAGCTACTCCCTCCAGGTCGCCGCCAGAG GCTCGCAGGTGACGGCGCAGGTGCGCGCCGCCACGGGGTTCGGGGCCCGCCACGGCCTGGAGACGCTGGCGCAGCTGGTGGCCGCGACGGGGCGGCCGGCCCGCCTGCTGATGGCGGGCGAGGCGCGCGTGGCGGACCGCCCCGCCTTCCCGCACCGCGGCCTCCTGCTGGACACGGCGCGCAACTTCCTGCCCCTGGCGGACTTGCGGCGCACCGTGGGCGCCATGGCCGCCTGCAAGCTCAACGTGCTGCACTGGCACGCCACGGACAGCCAGAGCTTCCCGCTCGAGTCGGAGCACGTGCCGCAGCTGGCCAG GCACGGCGCCTACTCGGCGCGCGAGACCTACTCGGCGCGCGACCAGGCGGAGCTGGTGCGCtacgcgcgcgcgcgcggggTGCGCGTCTTGCTGGAGGTCGACGCGCCCTCCCACGCCGGCAACGGCTGGCAGTGGGGCCCCGCCGAGGGCCTGGGCGCGCTGGCCGTGTGCGTGAACCGCCAGCCATGGCGCAGCTTCTGCATCCAGCCGCCGTGTGGCCAGCTCAACCCGGCCAACCCGCGCCTCTACGGCGTGCTGGGCGAGCTGTACCGCGACCTGCTGGGCCGCTGGCCCGCCGGCGAGGTCTTCCACATGGGCGGCGATGAG GTGTTCTTCGCGTGCTGGAACAAGAGCGCCGAGGTGGTGGGGTGGATGGAGTCGCGTGGGCTCGGCCGCTCGCAGGCGGACTTCCTGCAGGTGTGGGGCGAGTTCCAGGAGCGCGCCCTCCAGGAGTTCGACAAGGCTGCCGGCCACCTCAACAACTCCATCGTCATGTGGTCCAGCCAGCTCACCCAGCCGGGCGTCATCCAGAACTACCTCAGCAAGGAGAG GTACGTGATCGAGACGTGGGTGGAGGCCGACGACCCGCTGCCGCGGGCGCTCATGGCCCTGGGCTACCGCCTGATCCTCGCCGTGAAGGACGCGTGGTACCTGGACCACGGCTTCTGGGGCCGCACGCGCTACCACGACTGGCGCGCCGTGTACGACACGCGGCTGCCCGGGGACCGCGCGGTGCTGGGCGGCGAGGCGGCCATGTGGTCGGAGCTGGTGGACGGCGCGGCACTGGACGCGCGCGTGTGGCCTCGCGCCGCGGCGCTGGCCGAGCGCCTGTGGAGCGACCCGGCCGAGCCGAGCGCGCGCGCCGAGCCGCGCCTCCACGCGCAGCGCGAGCGGCTCGTGAGGCGCGGCGTGCGCGCGGACGCCCTGGCGCCCGCCTGGTGCGTGCACAACGAGGGCGAGTGTCGCTAG